The Agromyces hippuratus genome has a window encoding:
- a CDS encoding Lrp/AsnC family transcriptional regulator yields MAQKPELDRVDRALLQALSTNARASGAALAAEVGVAESTVSLRLRRLQTLGTVRGYRVDVDLASLGVSLQALIAIRLVKHDRSEIDAFRQAVPHLPGVIGVFHMAGAEDYLIHVAARDAEELREFVLNYLTGHPAVAHTETNLIFEHADGDGWNKLVG; encoded by the coding sequence ATGGCGCAGAAGCCGGAACTCGACCGCGTCGACCGGGCACTGCTCCAGGCACTCTCGACCAATGCCCGTGCCTCGGGTGCCGCCCTCGCCGCCGAGGTCGGGGTCGCCGAGTCCACCGTATCGCTCCGACTCCGGCGACTGCAGACCCTCGGCACCGTGCGCGGGTACCGCGTCGACGTCGACCTCGCCTCGCTCGGCGTCTCGCTGCAGGCCCTCATCGCGATCCGTCTCGTCAAGCACGACCGCAGCGAGATCGACGCGTTCCGCCAGGCCGTGCCGCATCTGCCGGGCGTGATCGGCGTCTTCCACATGGCCGGCGCCGAGGACTACCTGATCCACGTCGCGGCGCGCGATGCCGAAGAGCTGCGCGAGTTCGTGCTCAACTACCTCACCGGCCACCCCGCCGTCGCCCACACCGAGACGAACCTGATCTTCGAGCACGCCGACGGCGACGGCTGGAACAAGCTCGTCGGCTGA